TCTGCTTATTGATCCCGTTACTAAAACACTTTCGCTCAGAGCAGGTGCAGGTTTTAATGTTGCTCCTACAAAGGGAATATTCCTGAAAGTAGGGAAGGACGGTATCTGTGGTCATGTCGCGGCTACCGGTGAACATCTTCTTATCGGTGATGTTAAGCTTGATCCTCGATATTTTCCTATTGATGAACTGTCTAATTCACGTTCAGAATTGACTGTCCCCGTCAGTGTAAAGGGAAAAGTAATCGGTGTTCTTGATGTTCAAAGCGATACGGTGAACGCGTTCGATGAGCAGGATGTGTTTATCATCCGTATCATGGCAGATCAGGCGGCAATCGCGATTGAGAACGCTCAGCTTTTCGAAAGGGCGGCAAAAGAGCTTGCAGAGCGTGAAATAGCGGAGAAAGCGCTCGGGGCGGAGAAGGAAAGACTGGCAGTAACACTGAGGTCGATAGGCGACGCTGTGATCGCGACTGACACCACCGGGGTAATAATCATGATAAACAGGGCAGCAGAAGAGCTGACAGGATGGCTGCAGAATGAAGCAGCAGGAAAGAAACTCAACGATGTACTTCATATTATCGATGAAAATACAAGAGAGCAATGCCGTAATCCAGTAGATGAGGCGCTCGAATCAATGGATATCATCAGCTACTCAGATCATACGATTCTTGTGAACAAAACCGGTTCGAAAATACCGATTGCTCACAGTTGCGCCCCTATTCTGGATAAGGAAAGTAAGGTGGTTGGCGCTGTTGTAGTTTTCCGCGACATTGCCGAACAGCGCAAGACAGAGGAAGAGCTTCGGAAGACCGCAAGGCTTGAATCCATCGGAATTCTGGCGGGTGGTCTTGCCCATGATTTCAACAATATGCTATCGGCGATACTCGGAAATATCTCTCTCGCGAAGATGTCACTTGAACCTTCCGACAACGTGTACAAATCATTGACGAAATCGGAGAACGCATCCATGCGGGCCAGAAATCTGACGCAGCAGCTTCTCACTTTCTCAAAGGGAGGAGCGCCCGTTAAAGAAACAACATCCATCACAGATCTTATCCGTGATACAGTGGATTTCGCTCTTGGAGGATCGAATTCGCGAGGGGAGATATCAATCCCCGAGAACATCTGGGCTGTGGATATTGATAAGGGACAGATCAGCGAGGTAATCAGTAATCTGATAATCAACGCTGATCAGGCAATGCCGGAAGGCGGTGTGATCGGGATAATAGTGAAAAATGCTGTAATTGACATTGATGAGATCCCTTCTCTTCCGGAAGGCAGATATATCATCATCACCGTTTCTGATCAGGGAATTGGAATTCCCGCAAAACAGCTGGAAAAAATCTTCGATCCGTACTTCACGACAAAGCAGAAAGGCAGTGGACTCGGCCTTTCAATTGTTTACTCCATTCTCAAGAAACATGACGGATGTATTACCGTTGACTCTGAAGTAGGGGTTGGAACTGAATTCAGTATTTTCCTCCCTGCTTCAGACAGGAACGAGCCTGCTAAAACTGATTATGAGCAGAAGACGATTTCAGGTGAAGGAAATATCCTTGTCATGGATGACGATAAAATGGTGCGTGATGTTGCAGGAGGCATGGTCCGGCATCTGGGGTATAAAGTCGATTTCGCTGAGAATGGCGAAGAGGCTCTGAAAAAATACGGAGAAGCAATGGAAAGCGAAAAACCGTTTGATGTGGTTATCATGGATCTAACCATACCGGGAGGCATGGGGGGAAGAATCGCTATTGATGGACTGCTGGAAATCGATCCGGAAGCAAAGGCGATTGTATCAAGCGGTTATTCGGATGACCCGGTAATGAGTAACTACGCTCAATTCGGTTTCAGCGGTTGTATACGAAAACCGTATCGTGTTGCGGAACTGGGAAGAACTCTATGCGATGTTCTGAAGAAGAGAGATAAACACTGATCTGGTTTACTGATTACCTCCATCCCTTAGATCTTTTTTGAAAGATATCCTGTCCGTTGAACCCGCTGGATCGAGATTCAATGCGCGGAACCTGAATACTCCCGCAAAAGTGGCCATCAGGATTCGCAGATCGTAGATGGGGCTTCGTCGTTTCACGTAATGGGAATCGAGCCTTATCTGCAGCTTCTTGTCCAGTCCGCCCTTCCTGAGGAGCCATAATTGTGCGAGACCGGTCCAGCCTGGCCTGACCTCTTCGCGGATCGACGTATCCAGACCACTTAGCAGGGAGGCGGGCAGCGGCCTGGGACCTACGAAGCTCATCCTGCCTGAAAGTATTAGAAAAAGTTCGGGGAGTTCATCCAGGTGTAATCGGCGAAGTAACCTTCCCCAGAAGTTGATTCTGTGGGTCTCGAAAAACACACGTCCTGTTTCTTTCCCCTTTTTCATGGATCTGATCTTCCAGTGCTTGTATTCAATTCCATATCGACCTGTACGACTTGAGAGATAGAATGGTGGAAAACCGATGAAGACCGACGAGATCAGAAGGGAGATAAGAATCAAAGGGAAAGTAATCACAATGAGAACAAGAGCTGCGATGATCTCGAGCAGGCGCGGCATCAGAGTTCTTCAAAGCCAGCAAGGGCTTTTATACAGGAGATGAATTGCTCACCTCTCTCGAAGAGGTCTACGAAAAATGGAGCCCCGCTGCATCCGGGAGAGAGAAGCAGTGTACCGCCCTCGTCCGGATCCAGACAATTGATTCCGATATCAACGGCTTCACGCATGTTCACAGCTATTCTGAGCCGATTCTCATTGAATCCGTTCAATTCGTTTCTCAGCCTTTTTGATGCGGCATCATCACTGAACAGAATCACTCGGTGGGCCTTAATCCTGATAATTGACGCGAGTGGACCGTAGTCAAGGTTCTTATGTCCGCCACCTCCGGCTATGAGCACGAGTTTTCCGTCATTCAGATTCATGATGGCCCTTATCACCGAATCAGGTGTGGTGGCGGCGGAATCGTTGATAAAACTGATTTTCCCATACGTTCCTGCGAATTGAAATCTGTGTGGTATTCCGGGAAAGCTGGTTATCCCATCCGCCATGCTCAGCGGATCGACGCCGGAAACAGCGGCACAGCATACAGCGGGTGGGATGAGATCGAGATGGATGGGGACTGCAAGGTTCTCCGGAAGGGAATCGCAGCGGACAAGCTTGATAACTCCGGTATCTCTCCAGGTTATCCAGCCGTTTTCTACAAAACAGCCTTTTGTATTCCTGCGCGGAGCATGGGTTGAAGAGAAGTAAAATCTTTGCGAATTTCCCGGAACCTCAAAGAGTGTTGGATCATCCAAAGGCAGGATAATGATATCATCCGAGCTCTGGTGCCGTGCAATGGACTTCTTGTCGTACCTGTAGTCATCCAGCGAACTGTACCAGTTCATGTGATCGGGAAAGAAATTAAGCCAGCAGCCTATATGGGGTGATTTTTGATGCAGATTCATCTCGGCAAGCTGCCAGGAGGAGAGTTCCAGAACGGGATAGATGGAATCATCATCGATGAGCCTGAGAGGGGAAACGCAATTGTTCCCCGCGGCTACAGTTTTCTTTCCGGCAAATCGGAGTATATGGCTGACGAGATGTGTTGTGAAACTCTTTCCTTTTGTTCCCGTTATACCAGTCCAGGTTCTATCCGCGATTTCGCAGAACAGGCCAATGGGGCTCTCGACAGCTGCACCCACATCCGAGGCTGCAACAAGAAATTTGTTACTGCGCCTGATACCGGGATTTCTGATTACCAGGTCCGCAGATGTGAAATCCTCGGTCCTGTGACCACCGAGTACGAAGCGGATATCCATACCCGCAAGCTCGGTAAGGGCATCACCAAGCAGGGATGCATCCTTAAGATCGGTCACCGTTACTCTGGCTCCACACGAATTGCTGTAGAGAGCGGCACCCACTCCGCCGTCCTTGGTGCCCAGCCCCATAATCAGAACATCTTTATCCCTCAGGCTGTCAGTTGATCTGAAGAGTTTCATGAAAGGACTCCGAAGAGGGTTCTGTCGAGTTGATTACAATGAAGGTACTCGGGGTACTCTTTCCTGTAAAGCTCGAACAGTTTCTTACCAATGTAGTTGTCAGCATTATCTCCGCAGATGGGACCGCACTGCTGCCCGGAGCTGAAACCACTCCAGTCGAAGTCCTCGGTCCACATGCAATCGGGCTTCACCCGACCGACGAATCTCTGGCACGCATAGACCATTCCCTGAGGGTCGATAAGAGCCGTGGAGCTTCCTGCGTTGCACCTGAGTTCAGGAATCAGGAATCCCAGGAGAAGCCTGTGATGCCCTCCAAGTCGTATTGAATGGGAAGACGCTGCCGAGTACGCGTTCTTCAGAAGATCGTATTGCTCTTCCGGAGACATCGGATCCGTATCAGTGTATCGGAGAGAGATCGAAAGCTCTCCGAGACCGAACTCGGAGGAGATGAAACGTAACAGCTCTGGAAGATGATTTGAACTCCCTGTGTCGAATACCGCGTTCAGATAAACGGGAAGGTTCAGATCCATCAATATCTTTATACCTGTCACAACTTGATGAAAGCTGCCCCGACCATCGGATGTTTTCCTCCTTGAATCGTGAATACTCTCGGTACCATCCAGTGAAACCACATGGATCAGCCGTTTATTTCTACTGAAATCTCTGAGAATCTCTTTGGGAAGGATTGTCGCATTGGTATTCACAACGACCCAGCCATCTGTAACCCGTCGGAAGAAAAGATCAGCTATGGCTGGTAATAACTTTTTCTCCAGCCATGGTTCCCCGCCGGTGAATCTTATCTGGGATCTTGCCGGAAAACCGGAGTTGCATGCGTGTGTTGTAAATGATTCCGCTATCCTCATGAAGAGACTGGAATCGCCCCGCACTCCATTTTCAGGACAGTAGCAGTACTCACAAACGCAGTTGCACTTGCTTGTAGGCATCAGATAGAGGGAACTTACCATCGGTACCCTCCCCGGCAGAAACACGCTCTGACGTACGTTTTCTCGAACAGCGACGCGATCCGCCGGAACAGATTCGGCCGCCATTCCAGTGCGGGGTGGACCTGAATCCCACCAGTCGGTGAGTAGTGCTCCATCATGCGATTAGCCATGATTCTGGAAGCTCATACCTTAAACCGGATGAAATGAAAGTATTTATTCTCAACTTCTCAACTCCGATAGCGAAAGGTTTTACTTTTGTACTCACTGCAATAGTTCCATTAGCCGTTCTCCATCGGTGATACCGGCAGAATCAGAACATAAGGAAACTCGATTTTCGCCGCCATTGCCGACGGGGCTGTCGTTATACTTATCATGGTATTCGCTTACGGAGTTTCTCTTATCATCGAGAAGATGAGGCCGGGAGCCACCTGATGAATAGATTCCCCGTATCGGATCAACCGATAAACACTGTACCCTTCAATTGTACAGAAGAACCGGTATTCACGCATATACTTTGCTATCCATCCTGAGTG
This genomic interval from Candidatus Aegiribacteria sp. contains the following:
- a CDS encoding GAF domain-containing protein — protein: KPIEKLKDGVEEIMKGNLNCKIRSKTKDETGELSRAFSDMTAELKESRSRLQERAGDLEKKISERTFELKQQFEKSEQQRIATLNILQDLDESSSKLKDEITEKKRAEKTLKQRVSHLAVLGEIGRNIASMLELDSLLELTVSLIHESFGYRYVTILLIDPVTKTLSLRAGAGFNVAPTKGIFLKVGKDGICGHVAATGEHLLIGDVKLDPRYFPIDELSNSRSELTVPVSVKGKVIGVLDVQSDTVNAFDEQDVFIIRIMADQAAIAIENAQLFERAAKELAEREIAEKALGAEKERLAVTLRSIGDAVIATDTTGVIIMINRAAEELTGWLQNEAAGKKLNDVLHIIDENTREQCRNPVDEALESMDIISYSDHTILVNKTGSKIPIAHSCAPILDKESKVVGAVVVFRDIAEQRKTEEELRKTARLESIGILAGGLAHDFNNMLSAILGNISLAKMSLEPSDNVYKSLTKSENASMRARNLTQQLLTFSKGGAPVKETTSITDLIRDTVDFALGGSNSRGEISIPENIWAVDIDKGQISEVISNLIINADQAMPEGGVIGIIVKNAVIDIDEIPSLPEGRYIIITVSDQGIGIPAKQLEKIFDPYFTTKQKGSGLGLSIVYSILKKHDGCITVDSEVGVGTEFSIFLPASDRNEPAKTDYEQKTISGEGNILVMDDDKMVRDVAGGMVRHLGYKVDFAENGEEALKKYGEAMESEKPFDVVIMDLTIPGGMGGRIAIDGLLEIDPEAKAIVSSGYSDDPVMSNYAQFGFSGCIRKPYRVAELGRTLCDVLKKRDKH
- a CDS encoding sugar transferase, which codes for MPRLLEIIAALVLIVITFPLILISLLISSVFIGFPPFYLSSRTGRYGIEYKHWKIRSMKKGKETGRVFFETHRINFWGRLLRRLHLDELPELFLILSGRMSFVGPRPLPASLLSGLDTSIREEVRPGWTGLAQLWLLRKGGLDKKLQIRLDSHYVKRRSPIYDLRILMATFAGVFRFRALNLDPAGSTDRISFKKDLRDGGNQ
- the murD gene encoding UDP-N-acetylmuramoyl-L-alanine--D-glutamate ligase; translated protein: MKLFRSTDSLRDKDVLIMGLGTKDGGVGAALYSNSCGARVTVTDLKDASLLGDALTELAGMDIRFVLGGHRTEDFTSADLVIRNPGIRRSNKFLVAASDVGAAVESPIGLFCEIADRTWTGITGTKGKSFTTHLVSHILRFAGKKTVAAGNNCVSPLRLIDDDSIYPVLELSSWQLAEMNLHQKSPHIGCWLNFFPDHMNWYSSLDDYRYDKKSIARHQSSDDIIILPLDDPTLFEVPGNSQRFYFSSTHAPRRNTKGCFVENGWITWRDTGVIKLVRCDSLPENLAVPIHLDLIPPAVCCAAVSGVDPLSMADGITSFPGIPHRFQFAGTYGKISFINDSAATTPDSVIRAIMNLNDGKLVLIAGGGGHKNLDYGPLASIIRIKAHRVILFSDDAASKRLRNELNGFNENRLRIAVNMREAVDIGINCLDPDEGGTLLLSPGCSGAPFFVDLFERGEQFISCIKALAGFEEL
- a CDS encoding 4Fe-4S cluster-binding domain-containing protein gives rise to the protein MVSSLYLMPTSKCNCVCEYCYCPENGVRGDSSLFMRIAESFTTHACNSGFPARSQIRFTGGEPWLEKKLLPAIADLFFRRVTDGWVVVNTNATILPKEILRDFSRNKRLIHVVSLDGTESIHDSRRKTSDGRGSFHQVVTGIKILMDLNLPVYLNAVFDTGSSNHLPELLRFISSEFGLGELSISLRYTDTDPMSPEEQYDLLKNAYSAASSHSIRLGGHHRLLLGFLIPELRCNAGSSTALIDPQGMVYACQRFVGRVKPDCMWTEDFDWSGFSSGQQCGPICGDNADNYIGKKLFELYRKEYPEYLHCNQLDRTLFGVLS